The following proteins come from a genomic window of Lycium ferocissimum isolate CSIRO_LF1 chromosome 4, AGI_CSIRO_Lferr_CH_V1, whole genome shotgun sequence:
- the LOC132054896 gene encoding AT-hook motif nuclear-localized protein 22-like has protein sequence MDHGRPMPPPFHSSDLQLHNLPNQFQHPDEQQNGNRDDKRGLDEDFSLGHTGEGGVGEEVNKRPRGRPSGSKNKQKPPIIITRDSANTLKSHVMEISDGHDVRESISTFASQRQRGVCILSGSGTVTNVTLRQPASPGAVVTLHGRFEILSLSGSYLPPPAPSTASGLTIYLAGSQGQVVGGGVVVPLLTSGSVVVMVASFGNAAYEQLPLDDEESPVVQGSQQQDQQIMANDSNASLLQGFPPHLINSSQLPTDSTYWGNSGHPPY, from the coding sequence ATGGATCATGGCCGCCCAATGCCACCTCCTTTTCACTCAAGTGATCTTCAGTTACATAATCTTCCTAACCAGTTCCAGCACCCAGACGAACAACAAAACGGAAATCGAGACGACAAACGAGGCTTAGATGAGGATTTTAGCCTCGGACATACAGGAGAGGGTGGTGTCGGCGAAGAAGTCAATAAAAGACCTAGAGGAAGGCCATCGGGCTCTAAGAACAAGCAAAAACCACCTATCATAATAACTCGAGATAGCGCGAATACCCTAAAATCTCACGTTATGGAGATTTCCGACGGTCACGATGTCCGAGAAAGTATCTCCACTTTCGCGAGCCAACGCCAGCGAGGCGTTTGTATTTTGAGCGGAAGTGGGACAGTCACAAACGTCACACTAAGGCAGCCGGCATCTCCTGGCGCTGTCGTGACTTTACACGGAAGATTTGAGATTCTATCCCTCTCGGGTTCATATTTGCCACCTCCAGCACCGTCAACAGCCTCAGGGCTGACAATATACTTGGCCGGAAGTCAAGGCCAAGTAGTTGGAGGTGGCGTGGTGGTCCCACTACTTACGTCTGGGTCAGTAGTGGTTATGGTGGCTTCCTTCGGGAATGCCGCATACGAACAGCTTCCTCTAGATGATGAAGAATCGCCAGTGGTACAAGGAAGCCAACAACAGGATCAACAAATTATGGCTAATGATTCTAATGCTTCTTTACTTCAAGGATTTCCACCACATCTTATAAATTCAAGTCAATTACCAACTGATAGTACTTATTGGGGAAATTCGGGTCATCCTCCTTATTGA